GCACGTCCTCCAAGATCAACACGAGCATCTGGGGCAGTCGATCGCGTATGCGCGCACCAACGGCGTGGTTCCGCCCTGGTCTAAGTAGCAGCCCTGGCTTGTGATTCGGCGCCGCGATCCTACTGGATCATTCGTCAGCCATGGGCCTGACGTACGGACGAACGCCTCGTTGACCACCACGACCCTCGCGCTGGAATTCGCGTCGTGATTGGTGAAGACGCGCCCCTTTTTCACGGGTGTCCTAAGCACGTCGAAACCTCGTCGGGCAATGAGAACGCAAGGGGATTGTTGACAACGCTCAGGAGCGGGACGGCGGTCGACGTGCCGATTGCCGTTTGCTCCATGCCGGGGAGCAGGGCGAGCCGCGCCACCAGTTCCCTCGCAAGCCCGGCGCGCTGGCTTGGCGTCGCGTATTGATCCGCCTTGGGATCGTTTGGACCCGGAACCCAGATCTGGCCGGCTACAAGCCGTTGCGGATCAAGACCGGGGTTCTGACCGACCACAGCCGAGAAACGCGAGGCGGCTTCGGACGATGGCACGCTGGCCGTGCAGACGTCGATGCCGATCGACTGTTTACCCGCCACTCTCCGAGCATCGTCAGCGGAAACGCAAACGGCCGCCCAGAATTGTTTGACCGTCGGCCACCAAGGCGCGTCTTTGCTCACGCGACGAGGCGGCAGCTCACCGATTGTTCAGCCATGGAGATAAGATGCCGGCGCGAACAAGAATCGTGTTTATCCTTCTGGCCAGTCCGGCGGCGACGGGTCTGCCACAGCGATGCGTCGAGCCGCCGAACCTCGGTGCGTTGACCGCGCGCATCGACCAGGTCGCCCAAGCCCAGCGCGAACACCGCGGCACCTCCTTTGATCAGGATGTGGTATATCGGGTGTGCGCGATTGCGGGAGCAGAGTTGCGTCCTGTCCTTCGGCGCGTCGCGGCTCTGGGGGACGCGCAGGGTGGCGTGCGAGCGGCCGCTATCTGCTTGGCCAGGCTTGGCGACACAGCGGCGCTGGCGTTTCTGAAGAATGAGCTCGACACTACTCGCAACGCCACGGCAGCGGCTGAGAACTTGATCCGCGTGGGGACGAGAAGGACAACGGGCCTCGTAATCGACTACATGGAACGGAAGCAGAACGATCCATCCCGTATGATCGACCTGGGCGACGCGGGTATAGACCCGGTGTTCAACGCCCTGACTTTTCTGACGCGGCAGGTTCCGAATGGACCGGCGTCTTCGACCCGCTACGAGCCCCTTGCCACGAGCATCCGCCGATGGCGCGACTGGTGGGCGGCCGATTCCGCGAATGGCGGCGTTCTCGCGATCGAGCCACGGGTGCCGAATGACCCCACGGCGCAATGCTTGGCGCGCAAGGCAGAATGGGGATTCTCCCAGGCCCTTTTTGATTTGAGTATCAGAGATACGGCTCGGGCTCTGACTGGACTCTTTCGGGATTTGGCCGAGCAGGATCCCCGCCTGAGTACTGTGGCGCGAACGGTCTTGGTGGAGCGTGGCGATCCACAGGAGTTCGCGCGTCTGGTCGCGGCGCTCCACACGTCGCAGTACAAGGACGCGCTGTATCGATTGCAGTACATCGGCGACCTCAGAAGCGTCGGCGCGCTCGTCGGAGCGCTGGACGACTTCGTCCTTGACCGTGTGACGCCCGAGATCGTTGCCCTCGAGCGACGCCGGTTCTGGTCCGCCACTTTTGTCGTACTGTCTTCAATGGTGAACGAGCCTCCAGTCGCGGCCACCGCGCCGCCGACGCAGGAGAACGTCGATCGTTGGCGGGAGTGGTGGGCGAAGGGGCAAACGGCCGATGCCCTGAAGGCGAAGCGGCGGGTTCCTGTCGAGTGACACGACGGCGTTTCCGGTGGACGGTGAAATGGTCGTACCGCGCGGCGCGGATCGACGAGCAGGAGCACGCCGTGGGCGCGATCCTCGGCTCCGACCGCGTCATTCTATCGACGTCGTCGCGTGTCGTGGTGCTGCGACTGAGCGACGGCCTTCCGCTGAGTGAGTACGCGCCCGTTGACAGCGCCGGCGCCAGCGGCATTCCCGCGCCGCGCCTGCACTGGCTCTCCACGCCCGTGCTGGGAGCCGACGGCACGATCTACGTCGCCGATCCCGGGCTGCGGGTACTTGTGTTCCGGGATACGTCGGCAAAATGACGCTCGTGCGTCAGCGCAACGGTTCGGTGGCGGAGCGAGAACCACACGTCCCCCGTGCGTCACCACGGTCGGACGCTCGACGACGCGCGGAGGTGTCAACGACGCCCCGTGGCGCAGTGCGCCGATCCCTCACGATCAACAATAGACTCCCGTCTTTGCGTTGCGATGAATCTGGGCGATCGGATCTGACACCTGCGAAACTCCGGGAGCTACGATTAACGAAGGCTCTCGATCGAGCTGACGGCTCGCTAACGAGAAGAGATCGCTCGGTCAATCGCCTCGATGACGTCAGCCCATGGGGTAGGCGCCAAATGCATGCCGAACACGATGTCGACGCCCAGGCCCTCGCGCCGCACGGCGCCCATCGCTTCGGCGAGGTACTCGGGCAAGAAGAACTCACCACTCGCACGTCGCGAGAATAGATCGCTGGTGTACAGCAGATGTCGAGCCGGAAAGTACACCATCATCTGCCGCTCGGCCGTCGCTGTACGATAGGGAATGAGACGAACCGCCCGGTCTCCGCTTCCAAGCGTCAGGGGCGCTCTCACGACATGGAGGAGGGGCGTGCGAGCGGCACGCGCGAGCGAATCGGGGTGAAGGGAATGCCGGTGCGTCAGCAACCGGCGCACGATCGGCTCGTTCAGGTCGAGGACGTAGATGGGAACGCCGCGCGCCGCGTATTCGCGCAGGCCGCCGATGTGGGGCCATGAATCGGAGGTGGTAACGACTCCCTTGATCTTTTTGCCAGGGAACCGCGTCGACACATCGGCCATGACCTGGCTTGAATAGCCATTCGACATCGGCGCTTCGAGAATGAGAACGCCGTCATCCAACTCCACCTCGGCGACGTTCCAGTTGTTGGCAAGCTGGACGACGCCGGGAGCAAGAGACTGCGCTGTGCGCGCGGCTTGAGCAATCGGCAACTCATCGAGAGAGCGCCGCGCCGCGCGCGCCGCATTGCGCAGGCTATCCGTCAACGGCGGGAGCGGCGGCAGGTCCCCGTTGATCTCGAGCCGATCGACATGCCAGACATAGTCCGGACCGCCGTCAGACTCCACGGTGAGGAGGCGGGGATAGCGAAGTCCTCCCCGCTCGAGCGTCCAGCCGGAGAACCAGAACGTCGTCGCGACGTCTCCCCACGGGTACCAAAACAAACTTGCCGGCCGCGTTCGCGTGATGCGAACAGCCGAGGGAAGGGATGTGCGGGCATTCACGAACTCTTGGACCGGAAAGCCGCGCCAAGAGAACGAGAGCACGTGGTGCGGCGACCCATGGACGACACAGTCTCGAAGAAGCGTCAGGTCTTGTGCGCGTTCGGCGGTGACGAGGAGGCGCTCGGGGCTGAGCGCCATGAGCAACGCCGATTCTTGCGCGGCGTCGGCTGTACCTGCGGCGACGCCGCGCGGCGTCTGAGTGAACGCCAAGGAGTCAGCGAGAATTTGCATTGGCGTCGCGGCCCACGCGGTATCGCTCCACCAGTTGGGCGTGGCGTACCCGCGAGCGACGCTTCGATGTAGCCGTATCGAACGGCCGTAGTCGCGAGTCTCGACGAATTGCTCATAGTTGACAAACCACGGGCCTTTGGGCCGCTCAGACTGCTCACGCAAGTAGCGGTGGCCGAGGCCGGCCGTGGTGATGCGGTCGATCCCGTGCAGTGCTGATGCACCGCCTTGTGCGGCCATAGCACGCTGGAGGACCGCATGAGCATCGGCCACAACGGGGGATTGACCGGCGGCTACGGCCGCACGCGCGAGAGCGCAAAGAGCCATCCAGCATTGAAATCGAATTGTCATGCCTCTCCCCGACGAGGTGCCGACCGCGAGGCGGCGTTCAATGCGGCGGTACGAGAAAGGATGCCGAGAAGATACGTTGCGCGACCTTCGCGCTACCGCGCAAAGATGGCAGGATGTTGAGGATGATTGGCGTCATACCGCGCCATCAAGCACGTTGATGAGTTGCTGCGGTCGGCGATAGGCGCCGGACGGAGAGCGCCGCGTCGCGTGACTGAAGCGGGAGGCAGGCGATGCTCGTCAGAGCCGAACCGCGTACGCCGCCACCTGTGTTCTATTTGCTCAACATCATCACGATGTGCTTCGCAATTCTCCGCTTCTGAGGACCAGGCGGCCGCCGCTTCTAGTGTTTTCTCTTGCGGTACGACTCGCGGTCGAACTCGACGCCGCCTTTGTAGACGCTCACGATTTTGCGGGTATCGCCGATGTGCTCCGTTGGGTCTCCGGCGACCAAGACCAGGTCGGCCCGCATTCCAGGAGCGATTGTCCCCCGGTCTGAGATGTGGAATGCTGCAGCGGGGGCCGACGTTGCGCTGACAAGAGCTTGCACGGGCGTGAGGCCGGCGCTGACGAGCAGGGCGAGTTCGCCGTGCAAGGTGACGCCGTAACCGGTCCCCGGATTCGGCGCGTCGCTTCCAGCAAGAATCGGCACAGTGGCCGCGGATAACTGACGCACCGCCTGTGCGGCGCCACGGCACGACACGTAACCGGTGCGTGCGACGGGAAACGTCTCCGTGAGACGCTCACGCGTGTCGCCATCGAGGAAGGGCGCAAGATCGGGATCGGCGATGAGCGACTCACCCGCGGACCGAGGACCACATGAACTCTGCAAGACGCTGAGCGTCGGAATGACGAACGCATGGTGCGCGGCGACGAACTCTCCGAAGTCGCTCGGGCTCGATGATCCGTGAAAGAGGTGAGCCAAGCCGTCGGCGCCCGCGTCGATGACGTCGCGCGCTCCTTGGAGAGCGCCAATGTGCACGACCACCAACCGATGGTGCGCATGGGCCGCGGCGACGAGGGCAGCGACGGTTTGTTTATCGAGAGTGGGTCTGGGTCGGAAGCGCGGGCCGAGGTCGACCCCAGCCGTGTACATGATCTTGATGTAATCCGATCCTTCATTCAGTCGCTCGTCGACGAAGGACGCGGCTTCGGATGGCTTGGTCAGCGTGGGGACCTCACCATACTCGGTTCCGTGCCCGCCAGGCACCGTCGCCGGGAAACCGGCGGAGAAGAATGAGGCGAGATCATCGCCCTCCTGCGACTTGAGCACGGACTCGAGCCGCGGCGGCATCATCATGTCGAGCTCCGTGGTCACTCCGAACGCCAATGCCTGTTCCAACGACTCGCGGCTGTGCACGTGGACGTGCGCGTCGATGAACCCCGGAAGCAGCGTCTTGCCGGCGCCGTCGACAACGCGGGCATTGGGCACCGAGAGGCTAGAATCCACGGCGACGATCTTGCCGTCTTTTATCAGGACATCGGCGACGGGGACGACGGTCGTGCCGTCGAAGAGCCGCACATGATGAAACAACACCGGCTTGCCCTGGGCGAGTAGGCAGTGTCCCGCAATCAGAGCATGGAGAATGAAAAGACGACGCATGGGGATGTAGCTCGCGGTTACTGGAACGCGGGTCAACACTACGAGGGGGATAGGTCGAGACGTTGGCAGAAAACGAGTGCAAGTTGGCTGATGTTCGGGTTGCCGTGCACATGCGTGACGCCAATCGTCGTCGCGGAACTACTGTTGCAGAGAAGGCATATGTGAACGGTGAACGTACCTACGACGACACATGGAGAGGCAAGGGAGCGCGCGGGGCAGGGGGCTCTTGGTATGAAATCGCAAGGAATTGCGCAGCAGGATGCCATCGCCGGTGCATTGCGCGGTGTCCTCCGGGGCCTGCTTGGTTGAATCCGTGTCGGAGCCGGCGCTCCCGCGGCGATTAATCCTCCGGGCGGCCCGGCGCCTTCCTGAAAACCTCCGTCGATTGGCCCTCCTGGCCGTTACCGAAATCGACATGCGTCGCGTGCGTCAGCAGCGTACCGCCGGGGTCGATCGAGTGCTCGCGACGACGCGAACGGTCTTGCCTCTCGACACGAGCCTCAAGTCGGCCACGAGCACCGAGCCGTCCCAACTCGCTGAGAACGTCCGTTCCGTGGCCACACCCGCCTGCATGAGCGTGTCCGTGCGAACTGCGTCAAGTTGATAGGGGACGGTCTCGCTCTGCTCCTCCGTGGACGTCGTCGACGTCGTCCGAAGAGTCAGCAGGCTACCAACCTGCGTGATGAGCAAGGTGCTCGGGCTGACCATGGACGCAGTCTGCGCGTTGAGCGACGAGACGTCCATGATCCACGTCCCGGAGAAATCCGGGTGGGTGGGCGCCTTGGTCGGCATGATATCGGACCGTTGCGCGGCGACAGGTGACGCGGCGACGGCGCTGGCGAGCAATATCGTGAGACGAAGCATGGCGGTTTTTTTTGGAGGTGCCGGGACCGGCCAGTACCTACGTTTTCTCATCGTCGCGCGCCGCGCGCCCACGGTGACGAGCAGGCGGTCGTACAAACGGTCTCGATTGGCGCGCCGGTCTCCGCGGCATACCCGAACCCGATGGGCCGTTTGAACTGGGAGATCGGGGCGTCGCCGCTCGACGACGCCCGCCTCGATCCGGCGACCCGGCGCTCGCTGCTACTGCTTTTCGCCGCCGTCGGGTTGGTACTGCTCAGACGGGCGGACACCGAACCCGAATTACTGGCGCGGTAGACGCGTGGTGCGATGGCGTGAGGGATCTTTCGCGGGACGTACGACCAGCCGTGCGTTCTGGCCGATTGGCTCGTTTGTCAGGATGGGCTCCAGGCGTCGGAAGATCTCTTCTGCGTCTTCGCCAAAGAAATACAGCGCAGTCTCGACGGACCCCTGCCAATATCCGTGAAAGCTTTTGGGACCCACTGCTGCCCTAAGGCGATCTACCAGATCCTGAGGATCGAACGCACGGTATACCTGGGCCGCCAGCGTTACACCGTCGAGGTACACGGCCACTGATTGCTGGGCGCCGAATTGCCGAAGCACGCCATTCGGTCCGATGAGCTCGGATCCAACGGGCGCACCTGAGCGCTGCAGCGTCTCCACGATCGCGGCAAGCGCGTCATCGAGATTGTCGACGCGGATCTCGATGTCGACGTACTCGATCTCGCCGGATGCCCCGACTTGTGACCCGCCACCGGTGACCTGCCCGAGCAATGCGCCGCGGAGCGCGCTGTCGAGAGGATCCTCATATCGCTTGCCGCGGTTGAGAGGTTCGATGTGCTCATACAAACGAGCGATGATGGTATGGGGCATGGGGACCCTGTGCTCGACGCGCGGCGCATCGATCCGGTGTTTGCTCCGCGCCTAGTACCTGCGATCGCGTAAACGCGGTGCTGGGAATTGGCGCAGTGGCGGTGGGCGTGCGAGCGCCGGTTCTTGCAGCTCCGACGCACTCGCACAGACAACAACTGCAGCGGCGAACGTAGGGTTGCGGGTGCCGAACTTCTGCCGAGCGCGGGCGGCTGCCACTTCCGTCGCGACGAGACAAACGGCGTCTGCATCGGGGTACGTGAGGAAGGACGGGAATGTAGTGTGCGTCGCGTTGATGCGTCTACCGGATTTCGCGATAGCGCAGAGGTGAACCGCGGCCCGCGACGGTTTCTAGGCCGTCGCTGCGGCGGGCTCGTGAAAGACGATTCCCGAACCTGCCGCAGTGGCGGAAGGCCTCAGACGCCCTGGCCGTACCACGCACTAGTCCCGTCAGTGGCACCACCGGGACAGCCACACGGCTTGGGGATGGCGGCACCGTTAGACGGCGAGGTCGCGGGGACGCTTGGTGCGGCGGCTCGTGCGACGGGCGTCGCTACGGTCAGCAGGACGATCGCGAAAAGTACTTGCGTCTTCTTCATTTGAGAGCCTCTGTCAGAATTGTGGAATGATGATGCCAGCGGCGGCGCGCCGGCAATGTGGGCGAAAGCATTGTTGTCGTGCGTGTGCCCTGCAACGCGAACGTCAGCCAACGTGCATCCGTTTTCCGCCAACATAACGACAGTCAGCTTCGCCACGCGCGCCGGCGCGAGGACAGGCGCCTGTAGATAGTCTGGCGATGACGGTCGCCATCACGACGCAGGTGCGCGCTATCTGTGACTCGATCGCCGCTGGCTGGCACAAGGTCCCGCTCGCACGCGTCGCCACCGCCGACACGACCGTCTTCCCCTTGAACGGCGATTCGACGGAGAAGGACGTCGCCGCCTGTCGCGTCATCGCGACGGTCGATTCGACGCTCGACAGCGCGAGCGTGCCGCTTCTCTTCTGGAATCGCTCGAGTTGGCCAATGGATCCGTCTTCGCTGGCCGATGGGCCGGATGGGCAGACAACGGTTTATCAGCGGGGACTCGTGCGTTGCGAAGTTGGCGAATCGTGGGACGGTGGCGATGAGACCGACTCGACGTACGTGCCATCTCCGTGGACTGAGGAGACGTCGACGTGCTACGAGACCAAAACGGCGCTCAAGCCAGGCGTGGATGTGGACTCCGGGATGGCGTCTGCGACGCGCGGCCGGAATGCGCTCCACGCGACGATCGGCACGATCATCCAACGCGGCCGACGTGACCCGGCAGCCAAACGTCCGCCATCGTGAGGTCGCCTCCTCTTACAGATCCTCGGCACGATCCTGCGGCGCGGGGGCGCGGAATTACGGCTGGATCCTCGCAATTGCCTCGGCGAACAGGCTGTGCACGTCGGCGAGCGTGGTCGTTGGGTCGTTGTTGTAGTCCATCATCCGGTGCCTGTAGTTCCGCGTCTTGGTGCGCTCGTCCACGATCTCACGTATCAGTTCGCCCGCTGGTCGGCGATGATGAAACGCGCCTGCCACGTCGATCTGGGCCTGTTCGACAGCGCAATAGATGCTCCATTTGGTGGCAGCTGCCGGGCACTCTCGATCATCAGCACGGTTCCACGCAGAGTCCGTGGAGATGATCTTTGCAGCCCGTACTAGGATCTCGCGGTCGAGTGCGTTCGGCGCAATTTGTTTCGTTGTGTCGATCTGAAAACGGATGGTCGAACCGCGCACACTCAAGCCGGAGACTGCGAACCATCCGTTGTAGGTCCTGATGATGCCGTTGCCGGCCTCGTAGACCTCGATCTCGACTTGGTCCGCCCCGCGGTCCAGGTCTCCCGCGCCCTCCTGAAGCACGCGGGCTTCCAGCGCGCGGAAGTAGCTCCGCACATCGTCAAACGTGGTCGTCGAGTCGTTGTTGAAGTCGATGAGCGGATCGGATGATCGTCGCCCGGACACCATCGTGACGCCGTGGCGGCTCTCGTAGTTCACGGGATATTCCGCGTCGGCCATGGTACCGGCCCACACTTCCGTTGGTTGCGCGTCCTTACGCCATGCGCCGCTGGTGACGCGTTTGGCGCGAGAGAGGATAAGAACAGGCACCTCATCCCATAACGTGCCGCATGATCCGCCGGAGTGGTCAGGCGAAACGTTTATCGAGCAATTGACGCGGGCTGCTGATGGTCGCGAACGCACCGCGACCGCACCGGCCGTCCACGATAGCTCAGCAGCTTCGACGACCGCGCGCCGCAGGGCACACCTGACACTGTAGGTGGTGCCGCTACGCGGGCAGTTCCCCGTGTCGACGCGATTCCAACGCTGCGCAGAGGGCAGCAACGCAGCGGCCCGTTTCACGATGGCCATGTCGAACGGCCCAACCGCCGCCTTCGTCGCCGGCGCGGTGGCCGTCGTGAGCTGCACGCGAGCGGGAGACCACGATCCGAATAGGCCGGCCAAAACCATCACCATCGCATGTCGGGTGGGCATGAGCATTCTCGTCGATACTGGTTACAAACTTAGACCGAAGCGACGATGAAACCGTTCACGCGCATCCTCTTACAAATCGTCGACACATCCGGCACGAAAACCCCGATGACAAACTGGTACGCCTCGATGTAGCGTCAGCAGACGTCGAACTCTTGCTCATACCGGGAGGCGGAATGTCCACTCGAAATTGGTGCGTCGCGCTGTGCGCGACCCTCGTTGTCACAAGCGCGTCACGCTCGTCTGTCGGGGCGCAGTCAACCGCGTCCCGCCCGGACTTCACCGGCACCTGGAAGATGGACACCACGAAGTTCGCCAAGCACGATGCGCAGTTGGTCGGGCTCACGCTCAACGTGTTGACCCGCGGCGATACGCTCATCGTCGCCACCGACGTCGTCGACGCCGGGAGGCCGCCTGTTCAGATGCGCTCCACGTATCTGCCGAATCAGGCGCCCGGTACTCAGCCGGCCGACACGCTCGCGCGCATGAGCGTTCGTGGGTGGGTTGGCGATACCCTCGTACTGCGACGGGTTGAGCGACGGCCGGATCGAACGCTCGAGATCGAGGAACGCTGGACGCTCGATGCGAGCGGACGCACCCTGTCGCGTTCGCAAACGGCGGTCGACGGAATCCGGTGGAGTCGCCAAACGCTGGTATTCACGCGTCAATGATCGCGACACCAAGATGGCCTCAAGTCAGGCGTGGGCGAACGAGCAGGTATCCCGCCTTCCGGACTGTCAGAAAGTATCTTGGCGCCGCGGGGTCGTCGAGCTTGCGGCGGAGCTGCGCGATGTGCGAGTCCACGGTTCGCGACTGGACCAGCGGATCATAGCCCCAAACCTCTCGCAGGAGCTCGGCACGGCTCGCGACGTTCCCTTTGCGCCGAGCAAGAGCGAGTAGAAGCTCGAAGGCTTTCGGCGTAAGGCTCACGCGATTGTCCGCTCGCTGTGCCGTGTGTGCGGCCAGGTCGATCCGGACGTCGCCGAACGTCAGCGTGTCACCGACCTCGTAGCGTTCGTCTCCGGAGCTCACTTGCCGCCGGGGTGACCAATTCCCGGCACCGGCCGGCCGAGAAAATGCTCGATCGGCTGGTCCTCCATGCGCATATCGTCCATCAGGTTGATGGCGCGCGCGTTGTCCAACGCGTCTTTCACCGGAATGCCGCGCTCACGGATCAGATACGCTGCCCAGAGGTGGCTCGCGCGCCAGGCGATGGTACAATGCAAGAGAACTTTTCCGTTGGCGGACTTCATCACTT
This genomic interval from Gemmatimonadaceae bacterium contains the following:
- a CDS encoding winged helix-turn-helix domain-containing protein, translating into MSSGDERYEVGDTLTFGDVRIDLAAHTAQRADNRVSLTPKAFELLLALARRKGNVASRAELLREVWGYDPLVQSRTVDSHIAQLRRKLDDPAAPRYFLTVRKAGYLLVRPRLT
- a CDS encoding MBL fold metallo-hydrolase, with translation MQILADSLAFTQTPRGVAAGTADAAQESALLMALSPERLLVTAERAQDLTLLRDCVVHGSPHHVLSFSWRGFPVQEFVNARTSLPSAVRITRTRPASLFWYPWGDVATTFWFSGWTLERGGLRYPRLLTVESDGGPDYVWHVDRLEINGDLPPLPPLTDSLRNAARAARRSLDELPIAQAARTAQSLAPGVVQLANNWNVAEVELDDGVLILEAPMSNGYSSQVMADVSTRFPGKKIKGVVTTSDSWPHIGGLREYAARGVPIYVLDLNEPIVRRLLTHRHSLHPDSLARAARTPLLHVVRAPLTLGSGDRAVRLIPYRTATAERQMMVYFPARHLLYTSDLFSRRASGEFFLPEYLAEAMGAVRREGLGVDIVFGMHLAPTPWADVIEAIDRAISSR
- a CDS encoding amidohydrolase family protein, which codes for MRRLFILHALIAGHCLLAQGKPVLFHHVRLFDGTTVVPVADVLIKDGKIVAVDSSLSVPNARVVDGAGKTLLPGFIDAHVHVHSRESLEQALAFGVTTELDMMMPPRLESVLKSQEGDDLASFFSAGFPATVPGGHGTEYGEVPTLTKPSEAASFVDERLNEGSDYIKIMYTAGVDLGPRFRPRPTLDKQTVAALVAAAHAHHRLVVVHIGALQGARDVIDAGADGLAHLFHGSSSPSDFGEFVAAHHAFVIPTLSVLQSSCGPRSAGESLIADPDLAPFLDGDTRERLTETFPVARTGYVSCRGAAQAVRQLSAATVPILAGSDAPNPGTGYGVTLHGELALLVSAGLTPVQALVSATSAPAAAFHISDRGTIAPGMRADLVLVAGDPTEHIGDTRKIVSVYKGGVEFDRESYRKRKH